Proteins encoded in a region of the Spirochaeta lutea genome:
- a CDS encoding SIR2 family NAD-dependent protein deacylase, whose product MMGRGAIATAAQWIRESRYLTAFTGAGISVESGIPSFRGQDGIWNRYDPRVLEISYFRQHPEQCWKVIREIFYDQFLEAEPNEAHYFLADLERQGLLRYLITQNIDELHHRAGSRAVAEYHGNTRTLICTKTGQRVPANAVDLSDLPPLSPQGGVYKPDFVFFGETIPAEAAQSSQTAAQSCDTMIVIGSTGEVFPAAALPGIAKKFGARIIEINPLPSAFTAAISDLHIELNAVAACQALRDALDLPRGFPGMENLGTSEV is encoded by the coding sequence ATGATGGGAAGAGGCGCTATTGCCACAGCAGCCCAGTGGATCAGGGAATCCCGGTATCTCACCGCATTCACAGGGGCAGGTATATCTGTTGAGTCGGGCATCCCGAGTTTCCGGGGACAAGACGGGATCTGGAACCGCTATGATCCCCGGGTTCTGGAAATAAGCTACTTCCGCCAGCACCCCGAGCAGTGCTGGAAGGTCATCCGGGAGATCTTTTACGACCAATTCCTTGAGGCCGAACCCAATGAAGCCCACTACTTTCTGGCGGACCTTGAGCGCCAAGGACTGCTTAGGTATCTCATCACCCAAAACATCGACGAACTGCACCACCGGGCGGGGAGCAGGGCCGTAGCAGAGTACCACGGAAATACCCGGACCCTGATCTGTACAAAAACCGGACAGAGGGTTCCTGCCAATGCAGTAGACCTCTCCGATCTGCCCCCCCTGAGTCCCCAGGGTGGGGTGTATAAACCCGATTTTGTCTTCTTCGGAGAGACCATTCCTGCCGAAGCGGCCCAGAGCAGCCAGACCGCTGCCCAGAGCTGCGATACTATGATCGTCATCGGTTCCACCGGAGAGGTCTTTCCTGCAGCGGCCCTGCCCGGAATCGCCAAAAAATTCGGAGCACGCATTATTGAAATCAACCCCCTGCCCTCGGCGTTTACCGCAGCAATCTCCGATCTGCACATCGAACTGAATGCCGTGGCCGCCTGTCAGGCCCTCAGAGATGCCCTGGATCTGCCCCGGGGGTTCCCGGGAATGGAAAATCTGGGTACCTCCGAGGTATAG
- the nifJ gene encoding pyruvate:ferredoxin (flavodoxin) oxidoreductase: MADKNMVIVDGNAAVAHVAHATNEVIAIYPITPSSPMGELSDEFSAKGKKNIWGTIPDVVEMQSEAGAAGAVHGALTTGALTTTFTASQGLLLMIPNMFKIAGELTPTVFHIAARAIAAQGLSIFGDHSDVMAARSTGFAMLSSNSVQEAMDMALIAQAATLRSRVPFLHFFDGFRTSHEIQKIEEIPYEIMKKMIPEEAVHAHRARALDPEHPSIRGTSQNPDVYFASRETVNKYYNATPGIVQEVMDEFAKLTGRQYNLFDYVGAPDADRVVVLMGSGAETMDETIEYLLSQGEKVGMLKVRLFRPFSAQHIVDALPKTVKKIAVLDRTKEPGSLGEPLYEDVRTAIGEIMGEGSSKFTSYPEVVGGRYGLGSNEFSPAMCKAVLDSLKADKPKNHFTIGIHDDVTGTSIEWEQGFNIEPDEVFRGVFFGLGSDGTVGANKNSIKIIGSATANYAQGYFVYDSKKAGTVTVSHVRFGNRPIRSTYLIGDANFVACHKFAFLEKVPMLHMAKKGGTFLLACPYSADEVWGKIPVEVQQEIIDKELKFYVIDATRIAEEMGMGNRINVIMQTAFFKISGVLPEDQALQLIKDAIVKTYSKKGKDIVDANIRTVDAAVSKVQQVSYPKRAAGSLHMKKIVPDDAPEFIKSVTGEIMANRGEKIPVSLLPDDGTFPVGTTKYEKRNIAETIPVWDPATCIQCGDCSAVCPHATIRMKVYDAALLDKAPETFKSADARGKDFPGMKFTIQVAPEDCTGCGACVNICPAFKKDAEGNKTSFKAINMEPQAPLRDQEVENWEYFLNEIPNIDREKLNTKTTKGSQLLEPLFEFSGACAGCGETPYVKLLSQLYGDRAVIANATGCSSIYGGNLPTTPYTTRKDGRGPAWSNSLFEDAAEFGFGMRLTADKMGEYALELCKAVLDEGKNDVNANILQAILSNTQDTEVQIEEQRRNVAALKKALPNSKSVFAKELASTADYLIKKSVWILGGDGWAYDIGFGGLDHVIASDRNINVLVMDTEVYSNTGGQMSKATPTGAIAKFAYGGKAIKKKDLGAIAMSYGYVYVAKVSMGFNRIQTIKAFQEAEAYPGPSIIIAYSHCIAHGIKDMGQGMNYQKDAVNAGMFPLYRYNPVLAQEGKNPFSLDSKEPSVPLEDYLYSQIRFKSLKASQPEQAAAFLAQAKKDLELEYKQLRYMADRPF; this comes from the coding sequence ATGGCCGACAAAAATATGGTTATTGTGGACGGTAACGCGGCTGTTGCCCACGTTGCCCACGCTACCAATGAGGTAATCGCCATCTATCCGATTACCCCCTCATCTCCCATGGGAGAACTCTCCGATGAGTTCAGTGCCAAGGGAAAGAAGAACATCTGGGGTACCATTCCCGATGTTGTAGAAATGCAGTCCGAGGCCGGTGCCGCGGGTGCTGTTCACGGGGCCCTGACCACAGGCGCTCTCACCACCACCTTCACTGCCAGTCAGGGCTTGCTGCTCATGATTCCGAATATGTTCAAGATTGCCGGGGAGCTCACCCCTACCGTCTTCCACATAGCAGCCCGAGCAATTGCAGCCCAGGGACTCTCAATCTTTGGGGATCACTCGGATGTCATGGCTGCCCGGTCCACGGGGTTTGCCATGCTTTCTTCCAACTCCGTTCAGGAAGCCATGGACATGGCGCTGATCGCCCAGGCAGCTACCCTCCGAAGCCGGGTTCCTTTCCTGCATTTCTTTGACGGTTTCAGAACCAGTCATGAAATACAGAAAATCGAAGAAATCCCCTACGAGATCATGAAAAAGATGATCCCCGAAGAAGCCGTCCATGCCCACAGGGCCCGGGCGCTGGATCCTGAACACCCCTCCATCCGGGGGACCAGCCAGAACCCCGATGTCTACTTCGCCAGCCGCGAGACTGTAAACAAGTACTATAATGCGACCCCGGGAATCGTCCAGGAGGTTATGGATGAGTTTGCTAAACTCACCGGCCGGCAGTACAACCTGTTTGATTACGTCGGGGCTCCCGATGCGGATCGCGTAGTGGTCCTCATGGGCTCCGGAGCAGAAACCATGGATGAGACCATTGAGTACCTGCTGTCCCAGGGCGAAAAGGTCGGTATGCTCAAGGTTCGGCTCTTCAGGCCCTTCAGCGCCCAGCACATCGTTGATGCCCTGCCCAAGACGGTTAAAAAGATCGCCGTGCTTGACCGGACCAAAGAACCCGGCTCCCTGGGCGAACCCCTGTACGAGGATGTCCGCACCGCTATCGGGGAAATCATGGGCGAAGGATCCAGCAAATTCACCAGCTACCCCGAGGTTGTGGGTGGTCGGTACGGACTCGGATCCAACGAGTTCAGCCCTGCTATGTGTAAGGCAGTATTGGACAGCCTCAAAGCCGATAAACCGAAAAACCACTTCACCATCGGTATTCATGACGATGTTACCGGCACCTCTATTGAGTGGGAGCAGGGCTTCAACATCGAACCCGATGAGGTATTCCGCGGCGTATTCTTCGGACTTGGCTCCGATGGAACCGTAGGTGCCAATAAAAACAGCATCAAGATCATCGGTTCCGCCACAGCGAACTATGCCCAAGGGTACTTTGTGTACGATTCCAAAAAGGCCGGAACGGTTACCGTAAGCCATGTCCGTTTTGGAAATCGTCCCATCCGAAGCACCTACCTCATAGGCGATGCGAACTTCGTCGCCTGTCATAAGTTTGCCTTCCTCGAAAAGGTTCCCATGCTGCACATGGCTAAGAAGGGAGGAACCTTCCTCCTGGCCTGCCCCTACAGCGCCGATGAGGTATGGGGAAAGATCCCCGTAGAGGTTCAGCAGGAGATCATTGACAAGGAACTCAAGTTCTACGTGATTGATGCCACCCGGATAGCTGAAGAGATGGGCATGGGGAACCGGATCAACGTTATCATGCAGACAGCCTTCTTCAAGATTTCCGGCGTACTTCCGGAGGATCAGGCCCTTCAGCTCATTAAAGACGCTATTGTTAAAACCTACAGCAAGAAGGGTAAGGATATTGTCGATGCTAACATCCGTACGGTTGATGCTGCGGTTAGCAAGGTTCAACAGGTTTCTTACCCGAAAAGGGCCGCCGGCAGCCTGCACATGAAGAAAATTGTCCCCGACGATGCTCCGGAATTCATTAAGAGCGTAACGGGCGAGATCATGGCGAACCGGGGAGAAAAGATACCGGTAAGCCTGCTTCCCGACGACGGAACCTTCCCGGTAGGCACGACGAAGTACGAAAAGCGGAATATCGCCGAAACCATCCCGGTTTGGGATCCCGCAACCTGTATTCAGTGCGGGGACTGCTCAGCGGTCTGCCCCCACGCTACCATCCGTATGAAGGTCTACGATGCCGCCCTTCTTGATAAAGCGCCGGAAACCTTTAAGAGCGCCGACGCCCGGGGAAAAGACTTTCCCGGCATGAAATTCACCATCCAGGTAGCCCCCGAGGATTGTACCGGCTGCGGCGCCTGTGTGAACATCTGCCCGGCATTCAAAAAGGATGCAGAAGGAAACAAGACCAGCTTCAAGGCCATCAACATGGAACCCCAGGCTCCCCTGAGGGACCAGGAGGTAGAAAACTGGGAATACTTCCTCAACGAAATTCCCAACATCGACCGGGAGAAACTGAACACCAAGACAACCAAGGGAAGCCAACTCCTGGAGCCCCTCTTCGAGTTCTCCGGCGCCTGTGCAGGCTGCGGTGAAACTCCCTATGTCAAACTCCTGAGCCAGCTCTACGGAGACCGTGCGGTAATCGCCAATGCAACGGGCTGTTCATCCATCTACGGCGGAAACCTTCCCACCACTCCCTACACCACCCGCAAGGACGGCCGGGGTCCCGCCTGGTCCAACAGCCTCTTTGAGGATGCAGCGGAATTCGGTTTCGGAATGCGGCTCACCGCAGACAAGATGGGTGAATATGCCCTGGAACTCTGCAAAGCCGTCCTGGACGAGGGTAAAAACGATGTGAACGCCAACATCCTCCAGGCGATCCTGAGCAATACCCAGGACACAGAGGTTCAGATCGAAGAGCAGCGCAGAAATGTAGCCGCCCTGAAAAAAGCGCTACCCAACAGTAAATCGGTATTCGCCAAGGAGCTGGCCTCCACCGCTGACTACCTGATCAAGAAATCGGTTTGGATTCTCGGTGGCGACGGCTGGGCCTACGACATCGGATTCGGCGGTCTGGACCATGTCATTGCCAGCGACAGAAACATCAATGTGCTGGTAATGGACACCGAGGTATACTCCAATACCGGCGGTCAGATGTCCAAGGCAACACCCACGGGTGCCATCGCTAAGTTTGCCTACGGCGGAAAGGCCATTAAGAAAAAGGATCTCGGTGCCATCGCCATGAGCTACGGATACGTCTATGTAGCCAAGGTTTCCATGGGATTCAACCGAATTCAGACCATAAAAGCCTTCCAGGAAGCGGAAGCCTACCCCGGTCCTTCCATCATCATCGCCTACAGTCACTGTATCGCCCACGGTATCAAGGATATGGGACAGGGCATGAACTACCAGAAGGATGCGGTAAACGCCGGTATGTTCCCGCTTTACCGGTATAACCCCGTACTCGCCCAGGAAGGAAAGAACCCCTTCAGCCTGGACAGCAAAGAGCCGTCCGTCCCTCTGGAGGATTACCTCTACAGTCAAATCAGGTTTAAGAGCCTGAAGGCAAGCCAACCCGAGCAGGCAGCAGCCTTCTTGGCCCAGGCTAAAAAGGATCTGGAACTGGAGTACAAGCAGCTCCGGTACATGGCAGATCGCCCATTCTAA
- a CDS encoding response regulator transcription factor — protein MNDVKIVLVDDEAPVLEGLSVIIRKNFPELSIAATARTGREAVDRILDTRPQIALIDIHMPGMNGLEVIREVRQQFTSCIFILVTAYERFDIARDAFGLGVYSYLLKPVRQNKLVETIESALTVIQQQRRKDQRMEDSRTQLERGQRLLQYGLLSALTHHEPVEHLIPHYCELLGIREQGGRIILTELPAMPGDLERAHDQIEEQLQYRLRALGGVPDGHRRFYLIPMNQDFTIDLVQYTLSCGQQALQGWGVSQAILVGAGNYYPLSRLGQSAREAVDRLLSSKYDDTLQGGFEETYTLKRNDLLQATAKRRTELALQAWEALFSHLQTRYSTWPSPGLQTRVVQSFALILHTAEMPMANLSEEIYSNPDPESLLDWGRSRIRGIIDSMAFAKRYSPIITKVIEHLQSQYPNQISLEDAADFAGVSPSYLSRLFTEEVGSTFVEVLTGIRMEAAKVLLCEPGVSVKEVSYQVGYSDPNYFSRIFRKVTGVSPTEFSEGDHHD, from the coding sequence ATGAATGACGTAAAAATTGTGCTGGTGGACGATGAGGCTCCGGTATTGGAGGGGCTGAGTGTGATCATTCGTAAGAACTTTCCGGAACTATCCATCGCCGCTACCGCCCGGACCGGAAGGGAGGCGGTGGACCGAATCCTGGATACCCGGCCGCAGATAGCCCTCATCGACATCCATATGCCGGGTATGAACGGCCTGGAGGTTATCCGGGAGGTACGTCAGCAATTCACCTCCTGTATCTTCATCCTGGTAACCGCCTACGAGCGCTTTGATATTGCCCGGGATGCCTTCGGCCTGGGGGTGTACTCCTACCTTCTGAAGCCTGTCCGGCAGAATAAGCTGGTGGAAACCATTGAGTCTGCCCTTACGGTGATTCAACAGCAGCGCCGTAAGGATCAGCGCATGGAGGACAGCAGGACCCAACTCGAACGCGGTCAACGGCTGCTGCAATACGGCCTCCTCTCCGCCCTGACCCATCACGAGCCGGTGGAACACCTCATTCCCCATTACTGCGAGCTTCTGGGAATCCGCGAGCAGGGAGGCCGGATCATTTTAACCGAGCTACCGGCCATGCCTGGAGACCTGGAACGGGCCCACGACCAGATTGAGGAGCAGCTCCAGTACCGGCTCCGGGCTCTGGGCGGGGTGCCCGACGGCCATCGGCGGTTCTACCTGATTCCCATGAACCAGGATTTCACCATCGACCTGGTGCAGTACACCCTTTCCTGCGGCCAGCAGGCCCTCCAGGGATGGGGCGTCTCCCAAGCCATCCTCGTGGGAGCCGGGAACTATTACCCCCTCTCACGGTTGGGCCAATCAGCCCGGGAGGCCGTGGACCGCCTGCTCTCCTCCAAATACGATGACACCCTCCAGGGCGGTTTTGAAGAAACCTATACCCTGAAGCGAAACGATCTCCTCCAGGCTACCGCGAAACGGCGCACCGAACTGGCCCTCCAAGCTTGGGAAGCCCTCTTCTCCCACCTCCAGACCCGGTACTCCACCTGGCCGTCCCCAGGGCTGCAGACCCGGGTGGTACAGAGCTTCGCCCTGATCCTCCACACCGCTGAAATGCCCATGGCGAACCTCTCGGAGGAAATCTACTCCAACCCCGATCCGGAATCCCTCTTGGATTGGGGACGCAGCCGTATCAGGGGCATCATTGATTCCATGGCCTTCGCCAAGCGCTACTCCCCCATCATCACCAAGGTCATCGAACATCTGCAAAGCCAGTACCCCAACCAAATCAGCCTGGAGGATGCTGCGGATTTTGCCGGGGTAAGCCCAAGCTATCTCAGCAGGCTCTTCACCGAGGAGGTCGGTTCGACCTTCGTTGAGGTTCTCACGGGCATCCGTATGGAGGCCGCCAAGGTCCTGCTCTGCGAGCCCGGCGTTTCTGTTAAGGAGGTCAGTTACCAGGTGGGCTACAGCGACCCGAACTACTTCAGCCGGATCTTTCGCAAGGTTACCGGGGTAAGCCCCACGGAGTTCA
- a CDS encoding beta-glucosidase yields MMDQLKRRFFQGLMNGPFSMTVECPDDADYQGPGPDPELEPDQRAQRIVDALSLDEVISCLGGYKSMAFPAIPKAGLPSIWFTDATSGPRIFGPCTSMPSPLNLAASWNPALAGNYGRTVGEETRTRGAYVILGPGVNIYRNPTGGRNFEYMGEDPLLAGILAEEYIKAAQKAGAICTIKHFAANNSDYDRHRASSDVDPRTLREIYLPAFERAVRRAKVGSVMTAYNPVNGIFASAHRELITEILREEWGFDGFVMSDWLSLYDTAGPVQAGLDLEMPKADWFSRERILQALEAGEIREEQLRTMVCRVLTVFFRMGAYDNPVIPREPIPIGDPDHREAALAIALEGIVLLKNGDSTAIATPASGVDDSPAGPQTTPRELPPLPLTPPEDRTMRIMLAGPFQEKFPRGGGGSCLVRSPAHTQVFASELAKDLGSGAEILSWDHQRSFMKELGPEDTVIFLGGFDEDRQSEAYDRDWQLPKDQLLVLGKLMNRRASQGFKLGVVLFTGGGVETRSWLHQVDWLVWAGYPGQEGPEALSRLLSRRDTFSGKLPFTMISRWDDLPSNHYYVDNPGSIALRRVFLDQGKVTKRQPWSMPYKEGQMVGYRAFAGWNTSAGSEPLPLDAADATPAFPFGFGLSYTTVELGDVQIKQRPDVDNPDEDRWDAQVTLTNTGDLPGKPTLQLYLEDPESSLPRPARSLLAFKKITLPALGSRTVPLSWSLRDLAFYWPEKAAWVAEAGVYRIHGGFSSGETRLVGEIHLDETRLWSYKEGKPEARE; encoded by the coding sequence ATGATGGATCAACTTAAACGAAGATTTTTTCAGGGCCTGATGAACGGCCCTTTCAGTATGACCGTGGAATGTCCCGATGATGCCGATTACCAGGGCCCCGGTCCCGACCCGGAACTTGAGCCGGACCAGCGGGCCCAGAGGATTGTAGACGCCCTGTCCTTGGATGAGGTAATTAGCTGCCTGGGAGGATATAAGAGTATGGCCTTCCCAGCCATCCCCAAGGCCGGATTACCCTCGATCTGGTTCACCGATGCAACCAGCGGCCCCCGGATATTCGGGCCCTGCACCTCCATGCCCTCACCCCTGAATCTGGCAGCCTCCTGGAACCCGGCCCTGGCGGGAAACTACGGGAGAACCGTGGGGGAGGAAACCCGGACCCGAGGAGCCTATGTCATCCTTGGACCGGGGGTGAACATCTACCGGAACCCCACCGGCGGCCGCAACTTCGAGTATATGGGCGAAGACCCCTTATTGGCAGGCATACTCGCCGAGGAGTACATCAAGGCAGCCCAAAAGGCGGGGGCAATCTGCACAATTAAACACTTCGCCGCCAACAATTCCGACTACGACCGCCACCGTGCCAGCTCCGATGTGGATCCCCGGACCCTCCGGGAAATCTACCTTCCCGCCTTTGAACGGGCTGTCCGCCGGGCGAAAGTCGGCTCAGTCATGACCGCCTACAACCCGGTGAACGGCATCTTTGCCAGCGCACACCGGGAACTGATCACGGAAATCCTCCGGGAGGAATGGGGATTCGATGGTTTTGTCATGTCCGACTGGCTGAGCCTCTACGACACCGCCGGTCCGGTCCAAGCGGGCCTGGATCTGGAAATGCCCAAGGCGGATTGGTTTTCCCGGGAACGCATCCTTCAAGCCCTGGAAGCCGGGGAGATCCGGGAGGAGCAGCTACGCACCATGGTTTGTCGGGTTCTAACCGTCTTCTTCCGGATGGGAGCCTATGATAACCCCGTCATTCCCCGGGAGCCCATCCCCATCGGCGACCCCGACCACCGGGAAGCAGCTCTGGCTATCGCCCTGGAGGGCATCGTACTATTAAAAAATGGTGATTCTACTGCCATCGCCACCCCCGCCTCCGGGGTTGACGACTCCCCGGCTGGTCCTCAAACCACCCCCCGGGAGCTCCCGCCCCTTCCCCTAACACCCCCGGAAGACCGGACCATGCGGATCATGCTCGCCGGCCCCTTCCAGGAAAAATTCCCCCGGGGAGGGGGTGGATCATGCCTGGTCCGCAGCCCTGCGCATACCCAGGTCTTCGCCTCGGAACTGGCAAAGGATCTCGGTTCCGGAGCGGAGATTCTCTCCTGGGACCATCAACGGTCGTTCATGAAGGAGCTGGGACCCGAGGACACCGTCATCTTCCTCGGCGGCTTCGACGAGGACCGCCAGTCCGAGGCCTACGACCGGGACTGGCAGCTTCCCAAAGACCAGCTCCTGGTCCTCGGAAAACTCATGAACCGCCGCGCCAGCCAAGGATTCAAGCTGGGAGTGGTCCTGTTTACCGGCGGGGGAGTAGAAACCCGCAGCTGGCTGCACCAGGTAGACTGGCTTGTCTGGGCGGGATACCCCGGTCAGGAAGGCCCCGAGGCTCTGTCCCGGCTCCTATCCAGACGGGATACCTTCTCCGGAAAACTCCCCTTTACCATGATCAGCCGTTGGGACGACCTGCCCTCGAATCACTACTACGTAGACAATCCAGGATCCATAGCCCTGCGCCGGGTATTCCTGGATCAAGGCAAGGTTACCAAGCGGCAACCCTGGTCCATGCCCTATAAGGAGGGGCAGATGGTAGGGTACCGGGCCTTCGCAGGCTGGAATACCTCGGCGGGTTCCGAGCCCCTGCCCCTGGATGCGGCGGATGCTACCCCGGCCTTCCCCTTCGGCTTCGGCTTGAGCTACACCACCGTCGAACTGGGAGATGTCCAGATTAAGCAGCGGCCTGATGTGGATAACCCGGATGAAGACCGCTGGGACGCCCAGGTTACCCTTACCAATACCGGGGATCTGCCGGGAAAACCCACTCTACAGCTCTATCTGGAGGATCCGGAGAGCAGCCTTCCCCGGCCTGCCCGCAGTCTTCTGGCCTTTAAGAAAATCACCCTTCCTGCCCTGGGCTCAAGAACCGTACCCCTTTCTTGGTCCCTCCGGGATCTGGCATTCTACTGGCCTGAAAAAGCCGCCTGGGTAGCCGAAGCGGGGGTGTACCGGATCCACGGCGGATTCTCCAGCGGTGAAACCCGGCTCGTAGGAGAAATACATCTTGATGAAACCCGGCTCTGGAGCTATAAGGAAGGAAAACCGGAAGCACGGGAATAA
- a CDS encoding sensor histidine kinase has translation MTRRNRRWSLGHLIYRLRVPSIRSRAVQFFLITLLPVLLTTTTMTLNSQGLLSVANQLFSSNVFFDSMEHTLDEATTALGDYLSTNNSDSLKLYLQNSAEIRRMGQAIPMSNATPPEVETADSRSQRGQSTRILRKNIQALTSQYLIQGDAAVAARRGRFVERYIAHYREAELINSFISKTIQELNQNELAQNILQYQLFSSLFSKIQLLGTILTLLSAFFALFLLTYSTYQISEPIMNLADGADEIAAGNFELPDFNPRGFDEVIRLATAYNTMKASILDYIAQIKEKGEIEKGLMEQRLANLRMQHLLKSAEIQALQAQINPHFLFNTLNTGVQLAIVEGAERTSSYLEHLSEVYRHNVRHINRASTLKEELEVLDSYIYVVQIRFADRFSFRHAVDPDCRGVGIPSMILQPLVENALVHGLKERETGGVIEIKARKVMADFNREDVWHPGPLDYHADPEILPDARSLLSTAVLIEVRDNGRGMDVPSMEEALNEDLIDYSFSGETPEGRNPGIGIRNVIHRIHLFFGRRGLVTIESQPGQGTAVKMVLPYEEQIDE, from the coding sequence ATGACCCGGAGAAACCGCCGCTGGAGTCTAGGCCACCTCATCTACCGACTCCGGGTTCCCAGCATCCGCAGCCGGGCCGTCCAGTTTTTTTTGATTACCCTGCTGCCCGTCCTGCTGACAACCACCACCATGACCCTCAACTCCCAGGGCCTGCTCTCCGTGGCGAACCAGCTATTCTCCAGTAACGTATTTTTTGATTCCATGGAACATACCTTGGATGAGGCTACCACAGCCCTGGGGGACTACCTTTCCACCAACAATTCGGACAGCCTCAAATTATACCTGCAAAACTCCGCTGAAATCCGCCGCATGGGCCAGGCAATTCCCATGAGCAATGCCACACCGCCGGAGGTTGAAACAGCGGATAGCCGGAGCCAGAGGGGTCAGAGCACCAGGATCCTCCGGAAAAACATCCAAGCCCTCACCAGCCAGTACCTCATCCAGGGGGACGCGGCGGTGGCCGCCCGACGGGGCCGGTTTGTGGAACGCTACATCGCCCACTACCGGGAAGCGGAGCTGATAAACAGCTTCATCTCTAAAACCATCCAGGAACTCAACCAGAACGAACTGGCGCAGAATATCCTCCAGTACCAGCTGTTCAGCTCCCTCTTCAGTAAAATTCAGCTTCTGGGCACCATATTGACCCTGCTCTCCGCCTTCTTCGCCCTCTTTTTACTCACCTATTCCACCTACCAGATTTCCGAGCCCATCATGAACCTGGCGGACGGGGCGGACGAAATCGCCGCCGGCAACTTTGAATTGCCAGATTTTAACCCCCGGGGATTTGACGAGGTAATCCGCTTGGCCACCGCCTACAACACCATGAAAGCCAGCATCCTGGACTACATTGCCCAGATTAAAGAAAAGGGAGAAATCGAAAAGGGGCTTATGGAGCAGCGTCTAGCAAATCTGCGCATGCAGCATCTGCTGAAGAGTGCGGAAATCCAGGCCCTCCAGGCCCAGATTAATCCCCATTTTCTGTTCAACACCCTGAATACCGGGGTACAATTGGCCATCGTGGAGGGCGCCGAGCGTACCAGCTCCTATCTGGAACACCTGTCAGAGGTGTACCGCCATAACGTCCGGCACATAAACCGGGCCAGCACCTTGAAGGAGGAGCTGGAGGTCCTGGATAGCTATATCTACGTGGTCCAGATCCGGTTTGCAGACCGCTTCAGCTTCCGGCACGCTGTCGATCCGGATTGCAGAGGCGTTGGAATCCCCTCCATGATTCTTCAACCCCTGGTGGAGAATGCCCTGGTGCACGGGCTGAAGGAACGGGAAACCGGGGGTGTGATCGAGATAAAAGCCCGGAAGGTCATGGCGGATTTTAACCGGGAAGATGTTTGGCATCCCGGCCCCTTGGATTACCACGCAGACCCGGAGATCCTGCCCGATGCCCGCAGTCTGCTGAGCACCGCGGTTCTCATTGAGGTCCGGGACAACGGTCGGGGCATGGACGTGCCGAGCATGGAGGAGGCCCTGAACGAGGATCTGATCGATTACAGCTTCAGCGGCGAGACCCCCGAGGGCCGGAACCCCGGCATCGGAATTCGGAACGTAATCCACCGGATCCACCTCTTCTTCGGACGCCGGGGTCTGGTTACCATCGAGAGCCAACCGGGACAGGGTACCGCCGTAAAGATGGTACTTCCCTACGAGGAGCAGATTGATGAATGA
- a CDS encoding sugar ABC transporter substrate-binding protein: MQQNHPPYYLVGTLLFGAAFIACTVLFIILTTQARGLFRSRAPEDQTSGVESAAPSSHLAAILPDDSSSFSESLETGMRARAQELNLLLEIRRAKPEDQELNAAFYLKNAILSRVDAILLYLIDPNPTIMDLIEEAWQLEIPVITMVNDLPQSRRSAFVGPNSYQLGVVTATIIRQSWQSGTIGLILNQAQGEDLNQHNELLLQGINASLFGIDRYTLLPPFLSPGDQLSGELVMQEILQGDHLVDIIVSTNPKDTLGIIQSLTENNMVGDIGIIGYDMSGDLERYLARRIVHASLNRLPWHVGYRSVHTAFQMKTGQDYENPLDPGIIIQFARDLQYTNPSEDSEPGEPSSSRSPESPDQPEEISLSGVRQ, translated from the coding sequence ATGCAGCAAAACCATCCCCCGTATTACCTTGTGGGGACCCTCCTATTCGGTGCGGCCTTCATCGCCTGCACCGTCTTGTTCATCATTCTCACCACCCAGGCCCGGGGTTTGTTCCGGTCCCGGGCCCCGGAGGACCAGACGAGCGGGGTGGAATCCGCCGCCCCGAGCAGCCACCTGGCAGCCATCCTTCCCGACGACTCCAGCAGCTTTTCCGAGAGCCTCGAGACGGGGATGCGGGCCCGCGCCCAGGAACTGAACCTGCTCCTTGAAATACGTCGGGCAAAACCCGAGGACCAGGAGTTAAATGCCGCCTTTTACCTGAAAAATGCCATTCTCTCCCGGGTAGATGCCATCCTGCTGTACCTCATCGATCCGAATCCTACCATCATGGACCTGATTGAAGAGGCGTGGCAGCTGGAAATCCCAGTCATTACCATGGTGAACGATCTGCCCCAGAGCAGGCGCAGCGCCTTCGTGGGGCCTAATTCCTACCAGCTCGGTGTGGTAACCGCCACCATCATCCGTCAGTCCTGGCAATCCGGCACCATCGGTCTGATTCTGAACCAGGCCCAGGGAGAGGATTTGAATCAACATAACGAACTCCTGCTCCAGGGAATCAATGCCTCCCTCTTCGGTATAGACCGCTACACCCTGCTTCCCCCCTTTCTTTCTCCGGGAGATCAGCTCAGCGGCGAGTTGGTGATGCAGGAAATCCTCCAGGGTGATCATTTGGTAGATATAATCGTATCTACCAATCCCAAGGATACCCTGGGGATTATTCAAAGCCTCACGGAAAACAATATGGTCGGGGACATCGGGATAATCGGCTACGATATGTCCGGAGATTTGGAGCGGTACCTCGCCCGGAGGATCGTTCACGCATCCCTGAACCGGCTACCCTGGCATGTGGGATACCGGTCCGTACACACCGCCTTTCAGATGAAAACCGGGCAGGATTATGAGAATCCCCTGGATCCGGGAATCATTATCCAGTTCGCCAGAGATTTGCAGTACACCAACCCCTCAGAAGACTCCGAACCAGGGGAACCCTCCTCATCCCGGAGTCCGGAATCCCCAGACCAACCCGAAGAAATCTCCCTCTCCGGAGTACGCCAATGA